A window of Ruania suaedae contains these coding sequences:
- the pdxT gene encoding pyridoxal 5'-phosphate synthase glutaminase subunit PdxT, whose translation MSEPTIGVLALQGDVLEHVRALEAAGAHASRVRRPAELAQVDGLVLPGGESSTIDKLLRRFDLMAPLRAAIAAGLPVYGSCAGMILLADRILDGIEGQQTVGGLDVTVRRNAFGRQVDSFEEDLHAPALRAGEQDPPMRAVFIRAPWVEQAGAGVEVLATVSTGAAAGRIVAVRQGALMATAFHPEISGDVRIHRAFVDLVRAHG comes from the coding sequence ATGAGCGAGCCGACGATCGGCGTGCTCGCCCTGCAGGGCGACGTCCTCGAGCACGTCCGGGCACTGGAGGCGGCCGGTGCCCACGCGAGCCGCGTGCGCCGGCCCGCCGAGCTCGCGCAGGTCGATGGGCTCGTCCTCCCGGGCGGGGAGTCCTCGACCATCGACAAGCTGCTGCGCCGCTTCGACCTGATGGCACCGCTGCGCGCGGCCATCGCCGCCGGGTTGCCGGTGTACGGGTCCTGCGCCGGGATGATCCTGCTGGCCGACCGGATCCTGGACGGGATCGAGGGCCAGCAGACCGTGGGCGGGCTCGACGTGACCGTCCGCCGGAACGCGTTCGGCCGCCAGGTGGACTCCTTCGAGGAGGACCTGCACGCACCCGCTCTGCGCGCCGGCGAGCAGGACCCACCGATGCGGGCGGTGTTCATCCGGGCGCCGTGGGTGGAGCAGGCCGGTGCGGGCGTGGAGGTCCTGGCCACAGTGAGCACGGGTGCGGCGGCGGGTAGGATCGTGGCAGTACGTCAGGGTGCGCTGATGGCGACGGCCTTCCACCCGGAGATCAGCGGGGACGTGCGCATCCACCGCGCATTCGTCGATCTGGTCCGGGCGCACGGCTGA
- the ruvC gene encoding crossover junction endodeoxyribonuclease RuvC, whose protein sequence is MSFRILGVDPGLTRCGLGVVDSGRGRGLRLVDVGVACTSPEEPASERLRRIADEIEAWIARLEPDAVAVEQVFAQHNVRTVTGTAQVAGLAMVAASRAQVPVALHTPSEVKAAVTGNGRAEKAQVQQMVRRLLALPEVPRPADAADALALAITHAWRAHAVGAVHESSSRQTAAQQAWAAAEARARTAGRGRGRAVGR, encoded by the coding sequence ATGAGCTTCCGCATCCTCGGTGTCGACCCTGGCCTGACCAGGTGCGGCCTCGGGGTGGTGGACTCCGGACGCGGACGGGGCCTGCGGCTCGTGGACGTCGGGGTGGCGTGCACCTCGCCGGAGGAGCCGGCGAGTGAACGGCTGCGCCGCATCGCCGACGAGATCGAGGCCTGGATCGCACGGCTGGAGCCGGACGCGGTCGCCGTCGAGCAGGTGTTCGCTCAGCACAATGTGCGCACGGTCACCGGGACGGCGCAGGTGGCCGGGCTGGCGATGGTCGCGGCCAGTCGTGCGCAGGTTCCGGTCGCGCTGCACACGCCGAGCGAGGTCAAGGCCGCGGTGACCGGGAACGGGCGGGCCGAGAAGGCCCAGGTGCAGCAGATGGTGCGCCGGCTGCTCGCGCTGCCGGAGGTGCCCCGCCCTGCGGACGCCGCCGACGCGCTCGCGCTGGCCATCACGCACGCGTGGCGGGCCCACGCCGTCGGGGCGGTGCACGAGAGCTCCTCCCGTCAGACGGCGGCGCAGCAGGCCTGGGCGGCGGCCGAGGCACGCGCAAGGACGGCGGGTCGCGGGCGTGGGCGCGCCGTGGGCAGGTAG
- a CDS encoding PrsW family intramembrane metalloprotease produces the protein MPLEYPPAHRPRRPGDMSGSPGYTAAGYGRAGYGAGPPGAVPPTGNAPVPQVWAPGQRVRNRYVFQVLTSVVGALALLVALGYIALATGLASTSVAFVLALVPLAIVLAGVRWLDRWEPEPLPMLVVALLWGAGVAVLTALVLNTTAIALIQVRTGDPSAADALGAVVVAPVVEELVKGAGVLLIFLVRRQHLDSPVDGVVYAATVGAGFAFTENILYFSSNADLVLEVFALRGLMSPFAHALFCACSGLALGLAARARRRGAVLWMLPLGLVAAMALHALWNGSALFAANFFVVYAAVQVPVFAAMVLLLWWLRRHEARVIRARLSEYAQVGWFAPHEVDMLASLRLRSEAKTWATRFGDRSRRAMRTFQRDATTLALRRQKAVHGRPVPPRPTEVELLEHLVQVRGTIARAAATRSP, from the coding sequence ATGCCGCTCGAGTACCCCCCGGCCCACCGGCCACGCCGCCCGGGTGATATGAGCGGATCTCCCGGGTACACAGCGGCCGGGTACGGGCGGGCCGGGTACGGCGCCGGACCTCCCGGCGCGGTGCCGCCCACGGGGAACGCACCGGTGCCGCAGGTGTGGGCCCCGGGCCAGCGCGTACGCAACCGGTACGTCTTCCAGGTCCTGACCTCGGTGGTGGGCGCGCTCGCCCTGCTCGTCGCACTCGGCTACATCGCTCTCGCCACCGGGTTGGCCAGCACCTCCGTGGCGTTCGTGCTGGCGCTGGTGCCACTGGCGATCGTGCTGGCCGGCGTGCGGTGGCTGGACCGGTGGGAACCCGAGCCGCTGCCGATGCTCGTGGTGGCACTGTTGTGGGGTGCCGGGGTGGCGGTGCTCACGGCACTGGTGCTCAACACCACCGCCATCGCGCTGATCCAGGTGCGCACCGGCGACCCCTCCGCCGCTGACGCCCTCGGTGCCGTGGTGGTGGCGCCCGTGGTGGAGGAGCTCGTGAAGGGCGCGGGGGTGCTGCTGATCTTCCTGGTGCGCCGCCAGCACCTGGACAGTCCGGTCGACGGTGTGGTCTACGCCGCCACGGTGGGCGCCGGCTTCGCCTTCACCGAGAACATCCTGTACTTCTCCAGCAACGCCGACCTCGTCCTCGAGGTGTTTGCCCTGCGTGGGCTGATGTCGCCCTTCGCGCACGCGCTCTTCTGCGCGTGCAGCGGGCTGGCGCTCGGTCTGGCTGCCAGGGCCCGGCGGCGCGGGGCCGTGCTGTGGATGCTCCCGCTCGGGCTTGTCGCCGCGATGGCCCTGCACGCGCTCTGGAACGGCAGCGCGCTCTTCGCGGCGAACTTCTTCGTCGTCTACGCCGCCGTGCAGGTGCCGGTGTTCGCTGCGATGGTGCTGCTGTTGTGGTGGTTGCGCCGCCACGAGGCGAGGGTCATCCGCGCCCGGCTCAGCGAGTACGCCCAGGTCGGCTGGTTCGCCCCGCACGAGGTCGACATGCTGGCCTCGCTGCGGCTGCGCAGCGAGGCCAAGACCTGGGCGACGCGATTCGGGGACCGCTCCCGCCGGGCGATGCGCACGTTCCAGCGCGATGCCACCACGCTGGCCCTGCGGCGGCAGAAGGCCGTGCACGGGCGGCCGGTGCCGCCGCGGCCCACGGAGGTCGAGCTGCTGGAGCACCTGGTCCAGGTGCGGGGCACCATCGCGCGGGCCGCCGCCACCCGCAGTCCCTGA
- a CDS encoding YebC/PmpR family DNA-binding transcriptional regulator, which yields MSGHSKWATTKHKKAAIDAKRGKLFAKLIKNIEVAARTGGGDPAANPTLFDAIQKAKKSSVPNDNIDRALKRGSGEEAGAADYETIMYEGYAPGGIAVLVECLTDNKNRAASDVRVAFTRNGGNLADPGSVSYLFTRKGIVIVSKTDGMTEDDILAAVLEAGAEEVNDLGESFEVMSEATDLVDVRTALQESGIDYDSADAQFVPATQIEVDVEGARKVLRLLDALEDSDDVQNVFANFDASDEVLAAAEES from the coding sequence ATGTCGGGTCACTCCAAGTGGGCGACGACCAAGCACAAAAAGGCCGCGATCGACGCCAAGCGTGGCAAGCTCTTCGCCAAGCTGATCAAGAACATCGAGGTCGCGGCGCGCACCGGCGGCGGGGACCCGGCGGCCAACCCGACCCTCTTCGATGCCATCCAGAAGGCGAAGAAGTCCTCGGTGCCCAACGACAACATCGACCGCGCACTGAAGCGTGGCTCCGGCGAGGAGGCCGGCGCCGCCGACTACGAGACCATCATGTACGAGGGGTACGCCCCCGGCGGTATCGCCGTGCTGGTGGAGTGCCTGACGGACAACAAGAACCGGGCCGCCTCGGACGTGCGCGTGGCCTTCACCCGCAACGGCGGCAACCTCGCCGACCCCGGTAGCGTCTCCTACCTGTTCACCCGCAAGGGCATCGTGATCGTGTCGAAGACCGACGGCATGACCGAGGACGACATCCTCGCCGCGGTCCTGGAGGCCGGCGCCGAGGAGGTCAACGACCTGGGTGAGTCCTTCGAGGTGATGAGCGAGGCCACCGATCTGGTGGACGTGCGCACCGCGCTGCAGGAGTCGGGGATCGACTACGACTCGGCGGATGCCCAGTTCGTCCCCGCCACCCAGATCGAGGTGGACGTCGAGGGTGCGCGCAAGGTGCTGCGCCTGCTCGACGCGCTCGAGGACAGCGACGACGTGCAGAACGTGTTCGCCAACTTCGACGCCTCCGACGAGGTGCTCGCCGCCGCCGAGGAGTCCTGA
- the ruvA gene encoding Holliday junction branch migration protein RuvA yields MIASVTGRVDHIGLDACVVSAGGLGYRVHATPGTLASLRTGTDSTLATTLVVREDSMTLFGFADAAERDVFETLQTVSGVGPRLALAMLAVLSPDELRTAVAMEDLKTLTRVPGIGQKGARRIVLELGDRLGPAGVGATSAPPVAAGGPRSDVVAALTGLGWAVKQAETAVDEVLAENAAAGGEDTGAVLRAALQRLGGGARG; encoded by the coding sequence ATGATCGCCTCGGTCACCGGGCGCGTGGACCACATCGGTCTGGATGCGTGCGTGGTCTCGGCCGGAGGCCTGGGCTACCGGGTGCACGCCACCCCGGGCACCCTGGCGTCGCTGCGGACGGGGACGGACTCGACGCTGGCGACCACCCTGGTCGTGCGCGAGGACTCGATGACGCTGTTCGGTTTCGCCGATGCCGCCGAGCGGGACGTGTTCGAGACGTTGCAGACCGTCAGCGGTGTGGGCCCGCGCCTGGCGCTGGCCATGCTCGCGGTGCTCTCGCCGGACGAGCTGCGCACCGCCGTGGCGATGGAGGATCTGAAGACGCTGACACGAGTGCCGGGCATCGGGCAGAAGGGCGCCCGGCGGATCGTGCTCGAGCTGGGTGACCGGCTGGGCCCGGCGGGCGTGGGAGCCACCAGTGCACCTCCCGTTGCGGCCGGCGGACCGCGCAGCGACGTGGTCGCTGCGCTGACCGGCCTGGGCTGGGCGGTCAAGCAGGCCGAGACCGCCGTGGACGAGGTTCTGGCCGAGAACGCGGCCGCCGGCGGCGAGGACACCGGTGCGGTGTTGCGTGCGGCGCTGCAGCGCCTCGGCGGAGGCGCCCGTGGCTGA
- a CDS encoding HIT family protein, whose translation MEPADTFARVPDGHDRLWTPHRMAYIDGESKPTDDRPGPGCPFCAAPERSDEDGLVVFRGTSAYVVLNLYPYNPGHLLVCPYRHVPDLTAMSAAERGELTELTATAMATLTSCKHPDGFNLGMNAGPVAGAGVAAHAHQHVVPRWSGDANFLPIIARTKAVPELLADTRAELSRAWGSGDGAR comes from the coding sequence GTGGAGCCGGCCGACACCTTCGCGCGGGTCCCGGACGGTCACGACCGGTTGTGGACCCCGCACCGGATGGCGTACATCGACGGCGAGTCCAAGCCGACCGACGACCGCCCTGGGCCCGGCTGCCCGTTCTGTGCGGCCCCCGAGCGCTCCGACGAGGACGGTCTGGTGGTCTTCCGCGGCACCTCGGCGTACGTGGTGCTCAACCTGTACCCGTACAACCCCGGCCATCTGCTCGTGTGCCCCTACCGTCACGTCCCCGATCTCACCGCCATGAGCGCTGCCGAGCGCGGCGAGCTGACCGAGCTCACCGCGACGGCGATGGCCACCCTGACCTCGTGCAAGCACCCGGACGGCTTCAATCTGGGCATGAACGCCGGGCCGGTGGCCGGTGCGGGCGTGGCCGCCCACGCGCACCAGCACGTGGTCCCGCGATGGTCCGGGGACGCGAACTTCCTCCCGATCATCGCGCGCACCAAGGCTGTGCCGGAGCTGCTCGCGGACACCCGCGCCGAGCTGTCCCGGGCGTGGGGGAGCGGCGATGGTGCTCGGTAA
- a CDS encoding phosphatidylinositol mannoside acyltransferase: MTALDPARLFSLAWRLVPRMPRPWARGIFDAVAVVAHALRVSGVRQLERNLGRLLPGSTARQLRRLSRRGMRSYLRYYCEAFQLPGMDEAEVDARVRASGHEQVAEVVRSGGSVVLALGHAGNWDLAGAWANRHLGTVTTVAERLEPAELFAEFLAFRESLGMVIVPHERGGGVFRRLLTAARRPGVVPLLADRDLSATGVEVELEVTGRPAVRVAPGPAALALAGGHRLIPVMISYERLTGARRRAARSPWGIHVEFLAEVAVPDRRSADGQVLIRDLTRAWFTAYAARLAQVSQDWHMLQKVFVEDLDPERLARARAAGEGVR, from the coding sequence ATGACGGCGCTCGACCCGGCCCGGCTCTTCTCCCTCGCCTGGCGGCTGGTGCCGAGGATGCCCAGGCCGTGGGCGCGCGGCATCTTCGACGCCGTCGCCGTGGTCGCGCACGCCCTCCGGGTGTCCGGCGTGCGCCAGCTCGAGCGCAACCTCGGGCGACTCCTGCCCGGGTCGACCGCGCGGCAGCTCCGGCGTCTGTCCCGCCGGGGCATGCGTTCCTATCTGCGCTACTACTGCGAGGCCTTCCAGCTGCCGGGCATGGACGAGGCGGAGGTCGACGCACGGGTACGTGCGAGTGGCCACGAGCAGGTCGCCGAGGTCGTCCGCAGCGGCGGCTCGGTCGTCCTGGCCCTGGGCCACGCCGGCAACTGGGACCTCGCAGGAGCATGGGCCAACCGGCACCTCGGCACCGTGACCACCGTGGCCGAACGACTCGAGCCGGCGGAGCTGTTCGCGGAGTTCCTCGCGTTCCGGGAATCCCTCGGCATGGTCATCGTCCCGCACGAGCGCGGCGGCGGGGTCTTCCGGCGGTTGCTCACGGCAGCCCGGCGGCCGGGTGTGGTCCCGTTGCTCGCCGATCGCGACCTCTCGGCCACCGGGGTCGAGGTGGAGCTGGAGGTCACGGGACGGCCCGCCGTCCGGGTGGCTCCGGGCCCGGCGGCACTGGCGCTGGCCGGTGGGCACCGGCTGATCCCGGTGATGATCTCCTACGAGCGGCTCACCGGGGCGCGGCGCCGCGCTGCGCGCAGCCCGTGGGGGATCCACGTGGAGTTCCTCGCCGAGGTGGCGGTCCCGGACCGGCGGAGCGCCGACGGTCAGGTCCTCATCCGTGACCTGACCCGCGCCTGGTTCACCGCCTATGCGGCACGGCTGGCGCAGGTATCCCAGGACTGGCACATGCTGCAGAAGGTCTTCGTCGAGGATCTCGACCCCGAGCGACTGGCCCGGGCGCGGGCCGCCGGCGAGGGGGTCCGATGA
- the pgsA gene encoding phosphatidylinositol phosphate synthase gives MVLGNRGRSFTNALFGPLARGLVRAGVSANVVTVAGTVATSATALWLLPPGHLVVGVAVVVVLAFADSIDGLMARERGGGSAFGAYLDSTMDRVSDAAIFTALGLYLLGQDEQRWQGVGFGLAMACVMLGMLVSYARARAEGLGISARAGIAERTDRLVFAGAATLAVGLGAPVLVLVIALGVLAIANIVTVVQRSVVVYRAPAGGGQA, from the coding sequence ATGGTGCTCGGTAACCGCGGCCGCTCTTTCACCAACGCCCTGTTCGGTCCGCTCGCCCGGGGGCTGGTGCGCGCCGGTGTGAGCGCGAACGTGGTGACCGTGGCGGGCACGGTGGCCACGAGCGCCACAGCCCTGTGGCTGCTGCCTCCAGGGCACCTCGTCGTCGGTGTGGCAGTCGTGGTGGTGCTCGCCTTCGCCGATTCCATCGACGGTCTGATGGCCCGGGAGCGCGGCGGCGGGAGCGCCTTCGGTGCCTACCTCGACTCCACGATGGACCGGGTCAGCGATGCCGCGATCTTCACCGCCCTCGGGCTGTACCTGCTCGGCCAGGACGAGCAGCGCTGGCAGGGCGTCGGCTTCGGCCTGGCGATGGCGTGCGTGATGCTGGGCATGCTCGTCTCCTATGCGCGAGCGCGCGCCGAGGGACTGGGCATCAGTGCCAGGGCCGGCATCGCCGAGCGCACCGACCGGCTGGTCTTCGCCGGCGCCGCCACGCTCGCGGTCGGGCTCGGAGCGCCGGTGCTCGTGCTCGTGATCGCGCTGGGGGTGCTGGCGATCGCCAATATCGTCACCGTCGTGCAACGCAGCGTGGTGGTCTACCGCGCACCGGCCGGCGGGGGACAGGCATGA
- a CDS encoding glycosyltransferase family 4 protein, with amino-acid sequence MRVGLVCPYSFDAPGGVQFHIRDLAERLIELGHPTSVLAPAEEDTELPPYVESVGGAVPVRYNGSVARLAFGPVVAARAGRWLAAGEFDVVHIHEPFAPSVGLISLRLAEVPVVATFHSAQERSRALQLAYPLVRPGLERISARIAVSEDARRTAVEHLGGDAVIIPNGVNTRTFAQAPVHPPWQGRPEAPTIAFLGRLDEPRKGLPVLLGAVAAVRAQYPGARFLVAGRGDLDAALRPWGEHASAVEGLGGISDAEKASLLASADVYVAPQTGGESFGIVLVEAMSAGTTVVASDLNAFRRVLDDGASGFLFTTADSASLAHTICRALGDPAESRARRAHARSAVVRFDWDEVAARILDVYAMVTPQQSAPRRPLLGRFFGRQG; translated from the coding sequence ATGAGGGTCGGCCTGGTCTGCCCGTACTCCTTCGACGCCCCGGGCGGGGTGCAGTTTCACATCCGCGACCTCGCGGAACGGCTCATCGAGCTCGGGCACCCGACATCGGTGCTCGCCCCCGCCGAGGAGGACACCGAGCTGCCGCCCTATGTGGAGTCGGTCGGCGGAGCCGTCCCCGTGCGTTACAACGGCTCCGTGGCACGGCTCGCCTTCGGGCCCGTCGTGGCCGCTCGCGCCGGTCGCTGGCTCGCGGCCGGTGAGTTCGACGTCGTGCACATCCACGAGCCGTTCGCGCCGTCGGTCGGGCTGATCAGCCTGCGCCTGGCGGAGGTGCCCGTGGTGGCGACGTTCCACTCCGCGCAGGAGCGCTCGCGCGCGCTGCAGCTCGCCTACCCGCTGGTACGGCCCGGGCTGGAACGGATCAGTGCCCGGATCGCCGTCTCGGAGGATGCGCGCCGCACCGCGGTCGAGCATCTCGGCGGGGATGCGGTCATCATCCCGAACGGGGTCAACACCCGCACGTTCGCCCAGGCGCCGGTCCACCCGCCCTGGCAAGGGCGCCCCGAGGCGCCCACCATCGCGTTCCTGGGCCGGCTCGACGAGCCGCGCAAGGGGCTGCCGGTGCTATTGGGCGCCGTGGCCGCGGTGCGCGCGCAGTACCCCGGCGCGCGTTTCCTGGTCGCGGGGCGCGGCGATCTGGATGCTGCGCTGCGCCCGTGGGGTGAGCACGCGAGCGCCGTCGAGGGTCTCGGTGGGATCAGTGATGCGGAGAAGGCCTCCCTGCTCGCCTCCGCCGATGTCTACGTCGCCCCGCAGACCGGTGGGGAGAGCTTCGGCATCGTACTGGTCGAGGCGATGAGCGCCGGGACGACCGTGGTCGCCAGTGACCTCAACGCCTTCCGCCGGGTTCTCGACGACGGCGCCTCCGGCTTCCTGTTCACCACCGCCGACTCCGCCTCTCTCGCCCACACGATCTGCCGGGCCCTGGGTGACCCCGCGGAGAGCCGGGCCAGGCGCGCGCACGCACGCTCCGCCGTCGTGCGCTTCGACTGGGACGAGGTGGCCGCGCGCATCCTGGACGTCTACGCGATGGTGACTCCGCAGCAGTCGGCGCCGCGGCGCCCGCTGCTCGGACGGTTCTTCGGGCGGCAGGGATGA
- the ruvB gene encoding Holliday junction branch migration DNA helicase RuvB: MAEHEDQLLAAEADELDRAAEAALRPRRLEEFIGQPVVRDQLSLVLDAANARSKPPDHVLLAGPPGLGKTTLAMIVASEVGGALRITSGPAVQHAGDLAAILSSVQEGDVLFIDEIHRLARPAEEMLYLAMEDFRVDVVVGKGPGATAIPLSLPPFTVVGATTRSGLLPAPLRDRFGFTAHMDFYSTDELELVLTRSARLLGAELHPEAAAQIASRARGTPRIANRLLRRVQDWAQVRGTGALDLAAAMAALEVFEVDPRGLDRLDRAVLRALCRQFGGGPTGLTTLAVAIGEEPETVETVAEPFLVREGFMARTPRGRVATAAAFEHLGLTPPTQTGALWE; encoded by the coding sequence GTGGCTGAGCACGAGGACCAGTTGCTCGCAGCCGAGGCGGACGAGCTCGACCGGGCGGCCGAGGCGGCCCTGCGGCCCCGGCGGCTGGAGGAGTTCATCGGCCAGCCGGTCGTGCGCGACCAGCTCTCCCTCGTGCTCGACGCGGCCAACGCGCGCTCGAAGCCGCCCGACCACGTACTGCTCGCCGGGCCCCCGGGCCTGGGCAAGACGACCCTGGCGATGATCGTGGCCTCCGAGGTCGGGGGAGCGCTGCGCATCACCTCCGGTCCGGCCGTCCAGCACGCCGGCGACCTCGCCGCCATCCTGTCCTCGGTGCAGGAGGGCGATGTGCTCTTCATCGACGAGATCCACCGGCTCGCCCGGCCGGCCGAGGAGATGCTGTACCTGGCGATGGAGGACTTCCGGGTCGATGTCGTCGTCGGCAAGGGCCCGGGTGCGACGGCGATCCCGCTCTCGCTGCCGCCGTTCACGGTGGTGGGGGCCACCACCCGGTCCGGACTGCTGCCGGCTCCGCTGCGGGACCGGTTCGGCTTCACCGCCCACATGGACTTCTACTCCACCGACGAGCTGGAGCTGGTGCTCACCCGTTCGGCGCGGCTGCTCGGCGCCGAGCTGCACCCCGAGGCCGCGGCACAGATCGCCTCACGGGCGCGGGGCACGCCCCGGATCGCCAACCGGCTGCTGCGCCGGGTGCAGGACTGGGCGCAGGTGCGTGGCACCGGCGCGCTGGACCTGGCGGCGGCGATGGCGGCGCTGGAGGTCTTCGAGGTGGACCCGCGCGGGCTCGACCGGCTCGACCGTGCGGTGCTGCGGGCGCTGTGCCGTCAGTTCGGCGGCGGCCCGACCGGCCTGACCACCCTCGCGGTCGCCATCGGGGAGGAACCGGAGACGGTGGAGACGGTAGCCGAGCCGTTCCTGGTGCGGGAGGGCTTCATGGCGCGCACCCCCCGCGGCCGGGTCGCGACCGCTGCGGCGTTCGAGCATCTGGGCCTGACCCCGCCCACGCAGACCGGCGCACTCTGGGAGTGA
- a CDS encoding NUDIX hydrolase, translated as MSGANLGPDWERLADGTAFRRAARVVVLGEDGRVLLARGHDADRPERSWYFTIGGGIEPGETPRQAAVRELAEETGLRVAPGDLVGPVLTRQASFDFFAETVRQDEVFFLARVPSAAAVSTAGWTEIEQGFMDEVCWWDADELARVDREVFPAQLPGFVRQWREGWDGQVIALGLQDEGTTITATDGRTQS; from the coding sequence ATGAGCGGCGCCAACCTCGGCCCGGACTGGGAGCGGCTGGCGGACGGCACGGCCTTCCGGCGGGCCGCCCGGGTGGTGGTCCTCGGTGAGGACGGGCGGGTGCTGCTCGCCCGCGGGCACGATGCCGACCGGCCGGAGCGCTCCTGGTACTTCACGATCGGCGGGGGGATCGAGCCGGGGGAGACCCCGCGGCAGGCGGCGGTCCGTGAGCTCGCGGAGGAGACCGGACTGCGGGTGGCACCCGGGGACCTGGTGGGACCGGTCCTGACCAGGCAGGCCTCGTTCGACTTCTTCGCCGAGACCGTCCGTCAGGACGAGGTGTTCTTCCTGGCCCGGGTGCCCAGCGCCGCGGCCGTGAGCACCGCCGGCTGGACCGAGATCGAGCAGGGCTTCATGGACGAGGTGTGCTGGTGGGACGCCGACGAGCTCGCCCGGGTGGACCGGGAGGTGTTCCCGGCCCAGCTGCCCGGATTCGTCCGGCAGTGGCGGGAGGGCTGGGACGGGCAGGTCATCGCGCTGGGACTGCAGGACGAGGGCACCACGATCACCGCCACCGACGGCCGGACGCAATCATGA
- the pdxS gene encoding pyridoxal 5'-phosphate synthase lyase subunit PdxS gives MSESPTAPSVPSEPGAEQAQHGTARVKRGMAEMLKGGVIMDVVTPDQAKIAEDAGAVAVMALERVPADIRAQGGVSRMSDPDMIDGIVSAVSIPVMAKARIGHFVEAQVLQSLGVDYIDESEVLTPADYANHIDKWAFTVPFVCGATNLGEALRRITEGAAMIRSKGEAGTGDVSNATTHMRQIRQEIRRLQNLPTDELFVAAKELQAPYELVREVAEAGRLPVVLFTAGGIATPADAAMMMQLGAEGVFVGSGIFKSGNPAQRAAAIVRATTFFDDPDQVADASRGLGEAMVGINVDDVPVPHRLAERGW, from the coding sequence GTGTCAGAGTCCCCGACCGCCCCATCCGTCCCGTCCGAGCCGGGCGCCGAGCAGGCCCAGCACGGCACCGCACGTGTCAAGCGCGGCATGGCCGAGATGCTCAAGGGCGGGGTGATCATGGACGTCGTCACCCCGGATCAGGCGAAGATCGCCGAGGACGCCGGAGCCGTCGCGGTGATGGCACTCGAGCGCGTACCCGCCGACATCCGCGCCCAGGGCGGTGTCTCCCGCATGAGCGACCCCGACATGATCGACGGCATCGTCTCGGCGGTCTCGATCCCGGTGATGGCCAAGGCCAGGATCGGCCACTTCGTCGAGGCGCAGGTGCTGCAGAGCCTCGGGGTGGACTACATCGACGAGTCCGAGGTGCTCACCCCCGCCGACTACGCCAACCACATCGACAAGTGGGCCTTCACCGTGCCCTTCGTGTGCGGTGCGACGAACCTGGGCGAGGCGCTGCGCCGGATCACCGAGGGTGCCGCGATGATCCGCTCCAAGGGGGAGGCCGGCACGGGGGACGTCTCCAACGCGACGACGCACATGCGTCAGATCCGCCAGGAGATCCGCCGCCTCCAGAACCTGCCCACCGACGAGCTGTTCGTGGCCGCCAAGGAGCTGCAGGCGCCCTATGAGCTCGTGCGCGAGGTGGCCGAGGCGGGCCGGCTGCCGGTGGTGCTGTTCACCGCCGGCGGGATCGCGACACCGGCCGATGCCGCGATGATGATGCAGCTGGGGGCCGAGGGCGTGTTCGTCGGTTCGGGGATCTTCAAGTCCGGGAACCCGGCCCAGCGTGCGGCGGCGATCGTGCGCGCGACCACCTTCTTCGACGACCCCGACCAGGTGGCGGACGCCTCACGCGGCCTCGGCGAGGCGATGGTCGGCATCAACGTCGACGACGTGCCCGTGCCGCACCGGCTCGCCGAGCGGGGCTGGTGA